A region of Cloacibacillus sp. DNA encodes the following proteins:
- a CDS encoding dihydroorotase, with the protein MGKTLFKDFKIFNGTDFIKEDSLLVEEGKIAKIGCGLECEGADVVDGNGRLLTPGFIDLHAHFRDPGQEWNEDLKSGARAGAAGGFTTLVAMPNTKPAVSEPALVEYVMSHGAAAHAARILPAGCVSKHREGKEICEMEKMAEAGAVFFTDDGAPVATSQLLRLALLYTGHVLPRIMEHPEEISLFKGGQVHEGRVSALSGLKGIPGASEEIDVARGIALVRETGGRIHFTHLSSAGAVELIRNAKRAGLEITCDTTFHHLTLNENAVINSGYNARFKVNPPLRAEADQKALWEGLQDGTIDAIVTDHAPWHMDEKDEPFQEAPFGIASLECAAAVLLDYRARNYPKVPLELLFTKMTSSPAALLTEKWQGLGRIEEGACADLTVIDEERTRIVDCRTWKSKARCCPWEGIALTGWPVMTYVEGNKIWQDEEEL; encoded by the coding sequence ATGGGAAAGACGCTCTTTAAAGATTTCAAGATATTCAACGGAACAGATTTTATAAAAGAAGACAGCCTTCTCGTTGAAGAGGGCAAAATAGCGAAGATAGGCTGCGGACTTGAATGCGAAGGCGCGGATGTAGTCGACGGCAACGGCAGACTGCTCACCCCGGGCTTCATAGACCTCCACGCCCACTTCCGCGACCCGGGTCAGGAATGGAACGAAGACCTGAAAAGCGGCGCGCGCGCCGGAGCCGCCGGCGGTTTCACGACACTGGTCGCCATGCCAAACACAAAGCCCGCCGTATCGGAACCAGCGCTCGTCGAATATGTGATGAGCCACGGAGCGGCCGCGCACGCAGCGCGCATCCTTCCCGCCGGCTGCGTCAGCAAGCACCGCGAAGGCAAAGAGATTTGCGAAATGGAAAAAATGGCGGAGGCGGGCGCGGTATTCTTCACAGACGACGGCGCGCCGGTAGCCACAAGCCAGCTTCTCCGACTCGCGCTGCTTTACACGGGACACGTACTGCCCAGGATAATGGAGCACCCCGAGGAAATCAGCCTCTTTAAAGGCGGACAGGTTCACGAAGGCCGCGTAAGCGCCCTTTCCGGCCTTAAGGGTATCCCCGGCGCCTCCGAGGAAATAGACGTAGCGCGTGGCATAGCGCTGGTACGCGAGACTGGCGGCCGCATCCACTTCACGCACCTGTCAAGCGCGGGCGCGGTGGAGCTCATCCGCAACGCGAAACGCGCCGGACTGGAGATCACCTGCGACACGACCTTCCACCACCTGACGCTCAACGAAAACGCCGTAATAAACAGCGGCTACAATGCGCGCTTCAAGGTCAACCCGCCGCTACGCGCGGAAGCCGACCAAAAGGCGCTCTGGGAAGGCCTTCAGGACGGCACGATAGACGCGATAGTGACCGACCACGCGCCGTGGCACATGGACGAAAAAGACGAGCCGTTCCAGGAAGCTCCCTTCGGCATTGCGTCGCTTGAATGCGCCGCCGCCGTGCTGCTTGACTACCGCGCGAGAAATTATCCGAAAGTGCCGCTTGAACTGCTCTTTACAAAGATGACCTCTTCACCCGCCGCACTGCTTACGGAAAAATGGCAGGGACTGGGACGCATCGAAGAGGGAGCCTGCGCCGACCTCACCGTCATAGACGAAGAAAGAACGCGCATCGTCGACTGCCGCACATGGAAAAGCAAGGCGCGCTGCTGCCCGTGGGAGGGCATAGCGCTCACCGGCTGGCCCGTAATGACCTACGTCGAAGGAAACAAAATCTGGCAGGACGAAGAAGAGCTTTAA
- a CDS encoding aspartate carbamoyltransferase catalytic subunit: MTWRHRSVIDLDCWTREELYFLLDQARHMENVMDRPVKKVPALRGKMCVNLFFENSTRTRVSFELAEKMLSADVVNWSVSGSSASKGETMRDTAWTLEAMGADIVVMRHGAVGAAQYLASKLKRGIVLNAGDGTHAHPTQALLDLYTAWKHLGDLEGRKIALVGDVLHSRVARSDVIAFKTMGCDVVLSGPPTMMPREAHALGVSYERDPRKAVANADMVYLLRIQRERQQDGLFPSVDEYHRWWGADEELMKYAKPGALAMHPGPINRGVEIASEVADGHQSVILEQVRSGVATRMALLYLCGGGAR, translated from the coding sequence ATGACCTGGCGTCATCGCAGCGTTATAGACCTTGACTGCTGGACGCGCGAGGAACTTTATTTCCTGCTCGATCAGGCAAGGCACATGGAAAATGTTATGGACAGGCCCGTCAAAAAGGTGCCCGCGCTTCGCGGCAAGATGTGCGTCAATCTCTTCTTTGAAAACTCGACGCGCACAAGGGTATCGTTTGAACTTGCAGAAAAAATGCTCTCGGCCGACGTCGTGAACTGGTCGGTCTCTGGCTCCAGCGCCTCAAAGGGCGAGACCATGCGCGACACCGCATGGACGCTTGAGGCGATGGGAGCCGATATAGTCGTTATGCGCCACGGCGCGGTGGGCGCCGCCCAATACCTCGCCTCAAAACTGAAGCGCGGCATAGTGCTCAACGCGGGCGACGGCACGCACGCGCATCCGACGCAGGCTCTTCTTGACCTTTACACGGCATGGAAGCATCTGGGCGACCTTGAGGGACGCAAAATAGCCCTCGTAGGCGACGTGCTTCACAGCCGCGTAGCCCGCAGCGACGTCATAGCCTTCAAAACGATGGGCTGCGACGTGGTGCTTTCAGGCCCGCCGACAATGATGCCACGCGAAGCGCACGCTCTTGGCGTAAGCTACGAACGCGACCCGCGCAAGGCCGTCGCAAACGCCGACATGGTCTATCTTCTTAGGATACAGCGCGAACGCCAGCAGGACGGACTCTTCCCGTCGGTAGACGAATACCACCGCTGGTGGGGCGCGGACGAGGAACTGATGAAGTACGCGAAGCCGGGCGCTCTTGCGATGCACCCAGGCCCCATCAACAGGGGTGTGGAAATCGCCTCGGAGGTGGCCGACGGCCATCAGAGCGTGATACTTGAGCAGGTGCGTTCGGGAGTGGCGACGAGAATGGCGCTGCTATATCTCTGCGGCGGAGGTGCAAGATAA
- the pyrF gene encoding orotidine-5'-phosphate decarboxylase, with the protein MKDNRCGLIAAVDVPTLDDARSFLERLDRATKYVKIGPRLYALGGTAFAREIIDMGYELFLDLKLHDIPNTVASAVEPLSEIGLWALTLHTSGGYEMMARSVAMRDKTKSKMKLLGITVLTSLGGELWSDVHPGSKMEEALTGRATTAQRAGMDGIVCSPLDLSLLAGKAEKLLRVVPGIRAHKVSTEDQSRVATAKEAAEAGASYIVVGRPILEAHDPIAAAKEIIKTLEGVE; encoded by the coding sequence ATGAAAGACAACCGCTGCGGCCTTATCGCCGCCGTAGACGTTCCGACTCTGGACGACGCGCGTTCCTTCCTGGAACGCCTTGACAGGGCCACTAAATATGTCAAAATAGGCCCGCGCCTTTACGCGCTGGGCGGCACGGCATTCGCCCGCGAGATAATCGACATGGGCTACGAGCTTTTTCTGGACCTGAAACTGCACGACATCCCAAACACAGTAGCCTCCGCGGTAGAGCCGCTTTCGGAAATTGGCCTCTGGGCGCTGACGCTGCACACCTCCGGCGGATACGAAATGATGGCGCGAAGCGTAGCGATGCGCGATAAAACTAAAAGCAAAATGAAGCTGCTCGGCATCACGGTGCTGACAAGCTTAGGCGGCGAACTTTGGAGCGACGTACACCCCGGTTCCAAAATGGAAGAGGCCCTCACAGGACGCGCAACGACCGCACAGCGCGCCGGCATGGATGGAATAGTCTGTTCTCCGCTCGACCTTTCGCTGCTTGCTGGAAAAGCCGAAAAATTACTGCGCGTCGTGCCCGGCATTCGCGCGCATAAAGTAAGCACCGAGGACCAGAGCCGCGTCGCCACAGCGAAAGAGGCGGCGGAGGCTGGAGCCTCGTACATCGTAGTCGGACGCCCCATACTGGAGGCGCACGACCCGATAGCCGCGGCAAAAGAGATAATAAAGACGCTTGAGGGAGTGGAGTAG
- the pyrE gene encoding orotate phosphoribosyltransferase: MENICAGNEVSNKILEMMKKSDAHLQGHFKLTSGLHSDNYMQCALMLRYPEYAAYAGAELAKLLAPAKPDFILSPALGGLIIGHEVARALGVPFIFTERVDGEMRLKRFPHPGALRFALVEDVCTTGKSSREAAEILVAAGADWAASGCIVDRRAAACLPDWDLKSLVKVHFASYKEEECPMCKEGLPLVKPGSRPETK, encoded by the coding sequence ATGGAAAATATTTGCGCAGGCAACGAAGTTTCAAATAAAATACTTGAAATGATGAAAAAAAGCGACGCGCACCTACAGGGCCACTTTAAACTTACATCGGGCCTGCACAGCGACAATTACATGCAGTGCGCGCTGATGCTGCGCTATCCCGAATACGCGGCCTACGCCGGCGCCGAGCTTGCCAAACTGCTTGCTCCGGCAAAGCCCGACTTTATCCTGTCGCCCGCGCTCGGCGGCCTCATCATCGGCCACGAAGTTGCGCGCGCGCTTGGAGTGCCCTTCATATTCACCGAGCGCGTAGACGGGGAAATGCGCCTTAAGCGCTTCCCGCACCCCGGCGCGCTGCGTTTTGCGCTCGTGGAAGACGTCTGCACCACAGGAAAATCCTCACGCGAGGCGGCAGAGATACTTGTCGCGGCCGGCGCGGACTGGGCTGCCTCCGGCTGCATCGTAGACCGCCGGGCTGCGGCCTGTCTTCCAGACTGGGATCTGAAATCACTGGTGAAAGTACATTTCGCCTCATACAAAGAGGAAGAATGCCCCATGTGCAAAGAGGGGCTGCCGCTTGTGAAGCCGGGAAGCCGTCCGGAGACAAAATGA
- the lptB gene encoding LPS export ABC transporter ATP-binding protein, with the protein MIPMGEDREAKVLRAKELVKIYNDRKVVNDVSIEIKKGEIIGLLGPNGAGKSTTFYMIVGRIYPESGSVWLGDIPLTQLPMYERARAGIGYLPQEASVFRSLTVRQNLDLVLEESGVEKDVRGEKITYLLKEYGLSHLEDTKGVSLSGGERRRVEIARCLALEPLFLLLDEPFSGIDPIAVADLQGIIRDLKERGYGILLTDHNVRETLTITDRAYLIYEGKVFLEGKPDYIAKNKEARKYYLGKDFTW; encoded by the coding sequence ATGATCCCGATGGGCGAAGACCGCGAGGCGAAGGTGCTGCGCGCTAAAGAACTGGTCAAGATATATAACGACAGAAAAGTTGTAAACGACGTCAGCATCGAGATAAAAAAAGGCGAGATAATAGGGCTGCTAGGCCCGAACGGCGCCGGAAAGAGCACCACCTTCTACATGATAGTGGGGCGCATCTATCCAGAATCAGGCAGCGTATGGCTTGGCGACATCCCCCTTACGCAGCTTCCGATGTACGAGCGCGCCCGCGCCGGCATCGGCTATCTGCCGCAGGAGGCCTCCGTCTTTCGCAGCCTCACCGTGCGTCAGAATCTTGACCTCGTGCTGGAGGAGTCCGGCGTCGAAAAGGACGTGCGCGGGGAGAAGATAACCTACCTGCTCAAAGAATACGGGCTGAGCCACCTTGAAGATACAAAGGGCGTCTCGCTCTCCGGCGGCGAGCGCAGGCGCGTCGAGATAGCGCGCTGTCTTGCGCTTGAACCGCTCTTTTTGCTGCTGGACGAGCCGTTCAGCGGCATCGACCCGATAGCGGTAGCCGACCTTCAGGGTATAATCCGCGACCTGAAAGAGAGGGGCTACGGCATACTGCTGACAGACCACAACGTTCGCGAAACTCTGACGATAACAGACAGGGCCTACCTCATCTACGAAGGCAAAGTCTTCCTCGAGGGCAAGCCCGACTACATAGCCAAAAATAAAGAGGCGCGAAAGTACTACCTTGGCAAAGACTTTACATGGTAG